The Manihot esculenta cultivar AM560-2 chromosome 8, M.esculenta_v8, whole genome shotgun sequence genomic interval CCCAAACTCCTTCATAAACTTATTCAAACATCTCTAATCCTGACTTTCGAGGACTCAAGTCTTCATATCTTAGATGaccatatataattttaaagtacATGTGATAACAACCTAACGTAACCTGTATCAAGAATAACATAGTCTTAGATGGTTCAATATTAATTTAGTCAACTGGTCGCTATTAATGAGCCGTCTGAACATCCACCCACTCTAAAAGGACATGCCACACATGTACTTTATACGAATTAGGGTATATATACTCCTTCTATCCTCAAGAAAGGGAATAACACTTTATCTTCTCCAACCTCTTAACTGCATTTGCAATTCCGAACCATAATATCTCTTAAAAAACTATTTAACTTCATTATTACCCTCGTTTACTAAAACTCTTTATTTACCACTGAAAGTCTTTAACTAGATTCATATGTTGCCATTTTAGTAACTCTAGATCTCACAATTATCATGTAGAATTTCTGCATTTTTATATAGTAAACgagtgaaaaaaaattatttaaattgagtTTATATGAATTCAATTTCAATTCATACAAGAGCTAAAGAACCTCTTGACCTAAAGTGTCATGTTTATATGAATGCTTGTATAGAACTAaagactttttaaaaattattatggtTTTGACAATATTTTCTATACTTGATTCCTAtgtgataaattatttttgaatatcTGCCTgtgtttatttttgaaaaaaaaaatggtcaTGACATTTGGTATGCAATGACAACATTTGTTGCTTAGCTTCTTTTGATTCTTCTTTTTGGGTACTTTATGCTTCTtctgcttttttctttttaattttttattcttttatagcCAAATTGGCCACTTCCACCACCATCATGAGGACCTAGCTACGCGACTACTCGACGTTGAAATTGGGATACTTTTTCTTATGATGGCTCCTTTTCCATAAGTGGTAGAACTTCTAaagtcataaaaaaaaatcatcccaTCATCTCCAAATAATTACAACCCAAAAATtctcattaattttataaaaatcaaagcaatttTCTAAGAAAATTGGAAAATTTTAGCAGAGTAGAATAATGGGAGGAGTGGAGCAAGCAATGATAAGGTATAGGAAATGAAAAGCTTTTGATGTATTGGTTTCTTTTAGAAAGTGAAGTGAAGTAGTGGGGAGGCAAAGGCATGTTGGTTGGCTGTGGATGAAGTCAAATTGGGCAACTGGGTGTGTGTTAACCACACGACACCACATGCTATGCTTGAGATTCGAGTGTGATGCCCTTAAGCTTTTCTCTTTGATTAGATAGGTTTCCTTCTGTACTCTAGTCCATGCAATGCAAATACCCTTTTACTAATTATGCCACTTGGATTAATTGTTTGCTTTTCAATCTCTCTACACCATCAACACTCTCCTTCTTTCCTGTCCCATCaacttcttcatttttttttttttttggcatatTACATTACATTGAACGAGGGGAGTTTCGAATCCGAGACACCTGAAATTCAGCCGGATGCCCTTGACCCTCAAATTACAATGTCGTTAGCATCAAGCTTCTCACTCTATTCTCTCTTTGaggttttgttttgatttttttttttttttattctcttgCTCTCTTAGATTCTTAAGAGGATAtagcataaattaattttaaccaaaGAATTACATTAGAAAAATTACATTTCCTTGTTGAAAATTTTtgcatatataaataattattgtgATTTTTTAAGAGAATGTGGCGACATATTTAATAATCCAATACGataatttgaattgaaaatatttttttaatttcacttAATTTGGTTGTATTTATTATTACAATTTGATTTCgacatgatttttttaattaataaatttaattattaatttataatttcgcTTAAAATTAAAACGACTAAATACtaaaatcatatattattaataaaattttattttttattatgtataataatatacttacataatatatttcaataaaaaaatattttatattcaataaaatcataattttaattgcTATCTTTTATTTgtcgaaaaaaaaattattattttatatttaatagcgaatctagatatatatatataattgcttttaatttatgattacagttaaattatataaaataataatttataatcgcTGGCAGtagtataataattttaaaattatagtggGTGGTTCACTATGTGAGCAtagcttaatttatttttttatatttaatctttATGTATGATTTACTAAACGTtgcaaaaagttttttttttttttaaatctgatttttaCAATAATATCACTAGGCACCCtcactattttattaattaggttTGTAAATAGAAGCGCTTTAGGTTGAGTAGTTTCTAGCTCTGAAAGGTGGCTGACAAAAGCTTGTGGTAATTACAATCTTTTGAAATTGTTGATTCATTTGATAATTTTGATTTCTTCCACATAAGGTTAATCATTCATGAATTTTGTTCTCTTTTCAATTTTATTGTGCAATCATTGAAGCATAGACCAAAAGCAGGCCCAAATTAGAgtcaattaaaaagaaatttttaatttaatttagtttgattatGTTATTtccaaaatcaataaatttatttgtttttttaattaacatggTTTGGTCCAAAGTCTTAACCAATCGATTGCTCAGCTAGAAATTGAGTGCATAACAAACAGTAGACTAACCTAGCCCAAGCCCAAGTTTATggaataaataaacaaaataaataaagctTGGGCCTTCCTGTTTGAAACCAAAAGGCTTCTGTTGAATcggttaattcaattttttcattaattaactgAAAAAtcgaaaattttttaaatcattaagTGAACTGAAAGAGAAACCAATTAATACTCACCCGTACTGTTGATGGCCACGAAGCCCATTCTTCACTTTCTTCTTAGCTGCTAGGTGAGAACTGAAAAGGCCTCAGACCTTGTTAGGCCCAACATTCTGCTTTGAGAGAAGACGGACACCCCAGGTAACTGCACAGCTAATTAACAAGATAACAACAGGTTCATCGATTTCTGCTATTGAATACAATTTCCTTGGCTAAAATCTGATGGAGGAATACCAACCCGTCAGGAAGATAGACGATATATGATAATATTTGCCAAGATAACTTCTCAAACAAACTGCATTATTTTCACTAATTTACAACCACACTGCCATCTATTTGCACACGATTCTCCATTGAGTAATTAAAACTATGGCCTTAACTGCATCTACTTTGGATATCATCTGAACATCAGCGGTGATGACACCACCGAAGAATCAAATTTTATTCATCTAAACTCAGAATTTTCATATGATTCAGAGCTTTCATAGGGCGGAGATTCATAGGAATTGGAGTCTTCAGAAACAGCAGAGCTTGTGTATGCAGGAGGTTCATAGACATTGGAGTCCTCAGAAACAAAACTTTCAAGGTTCTCATGAACTTTACCATCCTCAGAAACGAAACTTTCAATCTTCTCATGTACTTCACTATCCTCAGAAACAAAACTTTCAAGCTTCTCATGAACTTCACCAACTCCTTGGAAAATTTGAAGCAAGAGATGCACTCCATTAACCACATCATATACCATGAGTCCTATCCTGCCTCCAACCCAACTGCCCAGATGACTTCCAACCAGATAGCCAGGGCGTCCAAGCTTTGCCTCGCCAAGAAACCCTCCAGTATATGCACCAAACAATGTCCCACTGCCCCTCAGGAATCCTTCTGTTATGGTGCCACCATAATACACAGCTTCAAAGAAATCCCAGCCAGAAGAAACAATGGGACCTATAATGCGTCTTGCTTGTCGGATTGCCAGTTTTGCAGCCTTTGCCCCTTCTGTCTGTGCTTGTTTTGCTGCATCTTTTGCAGACATTCCCTGTCCCAATGCATCAAGTAAAGCATGCTCGATTGCACGAGTCCTTGCCTTCTCAACGTGAGAAGACCTGATGTTGTAGAAATACAGCTTCACACCTTCTTTCACTGCGCATGCCAGGGTTCCAGTGCTCATGTCAAAGCAGTTAAAGATTGTGAACTTTCCACTCTGGGACGAAGAATCTTCACCAACCAGTTGCCTACATTTATCAGCTACAAAAGGCAATACTTGAGCATATGAGCAACCATTTATGCAAAACAAAATCAAGACACAACCTTTTCAGGCTCAGCTTTTGAACAGATAATGGAAGAAATCCACTCGATCTGTGGTTACAAAGATAGCAATAATTACATGAGAGTGGAATGAATTTCCATATGCATTATACAATCAGGACTGCATTACAAAAGAAGATGTCTTAGAAGCAGTCGCCAAAATTCAACCAAGTTAGGTGGTGTCAACCATATTGTTtccgaattttcagaattaAGCACGTAGTTTCTGTATTAGCAAACTGAATGTTAATATTCTTCTTAtttggaataaaaaaatttacaagaaGTTGATTCAGTTCTTTCACATTTTTTATCTGAAATGGAAggtttcattttcattttaacttataaaattttcatttcaaaggAAATGAAATCGCATATGATTTTACAAGAATTTcatgaaatttttgttttacaaaataaattatgccAAACGGAGACAACATGACAACAGAAGTGGAAACTAAAAACCCAAATAAATTGTCtcattatttttgaaaaatggaaGTCAGTATATTTGATGCCCATTCTTTGGATTTTGTTTTCTCACTACCCAAATTATTCTACTTCATAACACGCATACCTAACTAGAAGAAAAAATCCTACAAATCTGAGTTCTAATTACATTCCCCAACACGCTCTTACTCTCTCTTCCCTAACAAAAGTATCCTGAGTTGATAATTGATTCTTCCAGTCATCAACCATGGGAAGTACTCATATTGCAGTATATGATATCCAATTAATAGACCAAATAACTCAAAAAAATTTCATGTACAAAGACTGGCTACTTTCAGCAATTCTCACAATCTCACACTCAATGGAAACCCATGAAAATCATAAGTTTCCGAGAACCCTAAGGAAAGTAAAATGCACGGAAACACATGGACATACCAGTGATGCTGAGAGCAACGATTCCAACGATAAAGATAAGAATTTGAACACGATTCTTCTGGAAATCGAAATCCATGAGGATTTTGTGCTTGAATCGGCCAATGTGATCCGATTTAATCTTTAGTTCAATTTGGTATTCTGTTTTGTAGTTTAAAAGAATCACGAAAGTTCAAACTGTGGATTTGACAACGAAGAGCCCTGTGATTCAAAGCAAAGAAAATTCTTTCCTTGGACATCCAGGAAACTGAGTTGATTGTCCGCCGCCGGACTTGTACTTTTGGTTTAGCCCTCCTCCATATttcaatttgaaattttgatttcCAATTTATATATTTGATTTGGCTCCAAATCTAAAGCGACCAacatatcaaataaataaataaatagtcaTCAAATAAATCCAAAATTAAACTATGCGTACTttcatttttatcaaaatatattttttattattattttacgtagataacaaattaaataattttttatagtaaacggaaagaatatattaaaattaatgcaGAAACAATATCAAAAGTAAATAACAATATTATCGAACCTTCTGTCAGTTTTACGAGCATAAACTCTCACTTCAAAACTTTATTATACTCTTTTCACTACATAAGCACAAATGACACTCTACGATAAAGCGCATGACATTGTCAAAAAATCATCTGTTTCGAGTTCATTCAATCGGTGATAGTTCCCGGGTCTCAGGGCATTTTTAGTTAACAGAACGGCTAGATTCAGTTCCTCAAAGAGAAAGTGCATTCGGGTTAGAGCCAATGCCAGGCACTGAATGTTGGGAGGCCATGAGGAATCAACCCCATATTCGCAGGAATAGACTCAGTAGAAGCATGTACTGCAGTAGAAGACTCGAGAATTGGGATTGAGGGAGAGGCACCCATTGCAGAAGACTCGGGCTATAAGGGAGTCGACTCTTCTGCTATAGGttggggaggaggaggaggaagtatGATCATTTCTTCTGCCCAACGAGCATGCTTGGGAAGCGAGTCGGTTGTCCCAGCGACAGCCTTACCTTTGCGGGCAACATGCACCGCTTCAGCAAATTTGTTTTTTGATTTAGTAATATCTGCACAAATTGAAAAGTAAGTAAGTAAGacatattaaaatatgaaaagaaaCAGAAAGAAAGATATCATGATCTCTAGCCAGAGAAGTGTTCTCCTCAAGGTTGGGAAGGCTGCACGGGTGAGGATCTTGAGTCTGGCTCGCCTGGAGATAACTCTGCCAATCTCACCGCCTTGGTGATATTCATTTTCTGAGGGGACCTAGCCTTCGTCAAGAGAAAGGCTAGCGCCTCATCCTCATCTCTCCTTAGCTGGACCCCATCGTTTCTCAGCTTCACTCACATGTTTCAGCTTGTTTGGAGGCATCCAAAACCCTCGGACATCCAAtgaaaaaaaaacgaaaaacttgttcttcaacCGCTTTAAGGAAGAAGGTATCCGATCGAATATTGTCTGACATTTTTGTCCGCTAAAAAATTAGAACTCTTTATTTTTGCGAGTACACAGCTGGTATAGCTGAGAGAAGAGGACCACACTCGATTCAATATTGTTATTGAGATAAACAAATTGGAAAACTATCAAGATTCTCTAACTATTGAGATGTAGCTAAGCAATCGAAAGTTTATAGAACCGAAGGATATCAATAAAAAAGGGGTCTAAGGGGAACCAAAGACCCACCTTCAACTACTCCTTGAATCCTATGATAGTATCCTCTGCAGGAATCGTGAACGTTCGAGGAAGGAGCAGAAAACATGAAAAGTCTCTCGAGGAATTTGATATTTATCGTGAAGTCGATCTACATCCCACTCTGATAGGATGGATGGGGTGCAACCTTCGCCTTCTTGAGCCACCACTAGTAAGACGATTGGAGCAGGGGCACGAATGGGGCCGTCAGAAGAGGAGCTTGAGGCAAAGCTTTCaccaaggaaaagagaagaagatgaagtatttctattcatttttaaataaaaaaaaaagaaattaccaTGAAAGTAAAGGAGTGTGATCAGGAAATAAGGAGCGACTGAGTATTTCTGAAAGTAAAGATTACATATGAGAGCAAAAGTAATAattagggaagaaagggttcgtAAAAGATGATTTTGACATCAAGCTTTAAATGCGACTCGAGAAACCGGACAACCATCATTGAAGGGTTTGGTAGGCAAAATAGCGTGAGTAGGGAAAGACCAATATCAAAAGGCCACGTGCCTTAGATTGTGAAAATAATTGTCACCTTCAAATTTAAAGAATCGAATACCAGCAAAGAGACCTTTGATGCAACACAAGAATCGCCCAAAGTGAGATATGAGCTGACACCACAAAATAAGGGCCATGTAGTAAGGATTTGATAAGTGGGTAACGCGGTTCCACCTAAAGAAAGAAAGGTCTGGACACCTTAACATGCGGTTCATCATTAAGACTCACTCTCCCTTGGATATGTCAAGTTTCAGCCTAAAGTTACTGTTAGCAGGCATAATCCAGCGGACTTCCGTCATGCCTATAATCACGGGATCCAAGACCCGACGGGATCCCTTATCAAGCAACTGGCCACATCATTACCGAATCATCAAGAAATTCTATATTTATTTCCATCTTCTTACggtataaaagaaaatgattcTACTCTCAAGTTTTACATTCGTCAtattcttcagtttactgacttgaaggTTGGAGCAGTTGCCGTGGTTACCCACCACCTCATACTCTCTTTTTTGTAGGTCTAGCCAATCATAGTACAACTTCATTTTTTGGTCACATCACATATTGTAACAAGAAAATATCATAagggaaaggaaaaaaaaaaagaaacaaaaaggtaCCGATGGGATGAAAAAGGAGATAAAGGTTTTGTTCCTTTG includes:
- the LOC110620264 gene encoding uncharacterized protein LOC110620264, giving the protein MDFDFQKNRVQILIFIVGIVALSITADKCRQLVGEDSSSQSGKFTIFNCFDMSTGTLACAVKEGVKLYFYNIRSSHVEKARTRAIEHALLDALGQGMSAKDAAKQAQTEGAKAAKLAIRQARRIIGPIVSSGWDFFEAVYYGGTITEGFLRGSGTLFGAYTGGFLGEAKLGRPGYLVGSHLGSWVGGRIGLMVYDVVNGVHLLLQIFQGVGEVHEKLESFVSEDSEVHEKIESFVSEDGKVHENLESFVSEDSNVYEPPAYTSSAVSEDSNSYESPPYESSESYENSEFR